The Canis lupus familiaris isolate Mischka breed German Shepherd unplaced genomic scaffold, alternate assembly UU_Cfam_GSD_1.0 chrUn_S1798H1995, whole genome shotgun sequence nucleotide sequence ctagatggGTTACTCTTCAATGGTTAATATAACATCGGCTCATTTTTCAAACGTTTGCCTTCATTAAACTAACGCTGAAAAAAACCCTCCTCTTCACGGTGGCTCTCTCCGTCTTTCCTTACCTCTTCAAATGACTTAAAATCACGTATGCACAGGAACAGAAAACACCAGGTCTCTAAAGCAGGGTAAAAGGTGCATCAAGGCGCACTTGTTTTCCAATGCTCCTCCCTTCACTGGCTTGTGCGCTAGCTACACCGAAGAACCCTTTTGATCACGAAACTAACAGGGCGGCCAGCACGCGCGCCCAGGAGCTCAGGCCCGAGAGCAAGCCCACCCACGGACCCCGTCGCCCTGGACAAGCCGCCTCCCTTCTCAGGCCCAGGCTCCTCTGTCAACCAGGCAGCCGCAGCCCGGCCCTCCTCGCACACCGGCCCTGCGCTCCACCGGAGATGCCCCAGGCACAACGCAGCCGGCTCCGCACCACACTCCTGGGCGCTTAGAGACCCGTCTGCAGGCTGGACAGGGCGACGGCGCAGCAAGCGGGGGACGGGGCAAGGGGAGGCGGGAGCCCCCTTGCGCCCCCGGGAAGCCGGGACCCCACGAGTCCCGCGTCCCGGGGGAGCGCCAatccctccccgccccgcgcgcaCTCTGGCCGCCCGGAAGATCCACAACCGCCAGGAGGCCCGCGAGCGCACGACCTACCCCGTCGGGACCCGCCGAGCTGCCCCAAGGCTCGCGAGGGATCCGGGGCGGGGGCTGCTCCTCCTGCGCCTCCCGGGGCCGCCGTTCCCGGGGCGCCGGCTCTGGAACTAGCGCGCAAACTCACTTCGGGCCGACCACCCTCCGGGGCCCCAAACGGCCGCCTGACGCCTCGCCGTCCTGCGGCCGCAAACCGGCCGgaccgggccccgccgccgccgccgccgcagccgcgcCACTCGACCGCCCGGCTCCTCCGGCCCAGGCCCCGCGGGCTCCGGGGCTCGCGCTGGGGGGATCCCCGCTCGCGCACTCCGCCCGGCCCGCGCGGACCCGCGCCCGCTGGGTGCCGGCCCGGCCGGACGGCGGACCGCCCCGCGGGTACCGGGGAATCCTCGGCCGCGGAGGCCGAAGCCTGGGAACCGCGGCGAGCGGTGACCTGCGCACGCACAGGAAGCGAGAGCAGCGCGGCCGCACTGCGCCTGCGCCAACACGCACACAGGCCGAGCTGCACATGCGCACCACGGCGCCGGCGTGCGGCCCCCGGGTCTGCGGGAGCCCCCCTGGGGAGCGGCACCAAACACCCGGACTCTGTTTCCCGGGAGTCCAAGCGCCACACGCTAGGGGACGTCTCGAAAGTCTCCACCTCCTCGGGTGGGTAAGAAGCACCGTGTCAGAGGATTGACATCCGGACCCTACTGCCCGATGTCCCAGTCGTCTTCGCTCCCGTGAGGAATCGAGGAGACGTGTCGCTTCTAGCAGCGGCTGTGCCTGCGTCCTGGATCCCTGGTCCTTTCCTTGCCCTGAGGTCTGTCTGTCGGCTTGGCACGGAGACTTCCACAAGCAGGAGAGGACGGGGAAGGGTGCACGTGTGCACGTCACTGAACTTTTGACAAGTTGCACCAACACACTGGGATACGATTACTACTCAGCGAGGACATAAGAGAGGCGCATGGTTTCTCCaagaaaggagaagcaaataGAAAGGTAGCTTGTCCAAGTTGCACAACGAATGCAAAGTACAGACTGTGGAACAACCGGGTTTCACACCACACAAACCCGAACCATATCCCTGGGAATTTGCCCGTCCGACGAATTAAATGTCTGTTAGGTTAAAGTGCCATGTTTTGACGAGGAGGTCCTAAGGACAAGGATTGAGCAGTATTTTGGGGGAGAGATTATATAACGGCGCGCCTGGCCAAGTGCTTCTTCGACGCCGCGGGGTGGTGGAGATTAAAAGGAGAATCTCccggtcgcctgggtggctcagcagttgagcgtctgccttggctcaggcgGTGATGCCCAGGTCCAGggtggagtcccgcatcgggctccctgcagggggcctgcttctccctctgcctgcctctctgcctctctctgtgtctctcaggagtaaataaatcttaaaaaaaaaaacaaaaaacaaaaccttcaaaAAACCTTCTCCTGCCATCCAGAAAATCCTCTCCACAAATATAGAAAGAAGAGAACGATTGTTATGTTGGTTTTTTAAacgatttatttgagagagagagaggggggagagagagggcgtgagagcagggggaggggccagagggagaagaagagagaatccccagcTGACTCCAGGCTCAGCCAGCAGCCCCACGGAGGGCTTCattccacaaccctgacatcCGGACCTGAGCCCCAAACCAAGAGGCAGCTGCTTacctggctaagccacccaggcccccccatcCTACCGTTAAATAACCTTTAAACCAGACTGTGTCGCCACATCACAGGCAAACCACTAACAAGTTTGCAAGGAGAACCCGGAGGACTTGTCTTTCCTTGTAGCTCAGCCCATAGTTCTCATCCTAAGTGGTAAACCTGTTTCACACCTACAGGACTCGTCAGCACCATTTGCTATGCATTTTTTCATAGTTCATCCTAAATTCACCTGGTAATCGGGGTGCTGGTCCATCCTAGTTGTCTCTGtgtgaaggaggagagaaaaaagttcTTACCTTTCTCTGTCAAGCAGGTAGTTTACAGCTCATAGCAAGATGCCTAGAGACCATGCTTACCCCCTCCcggagacacagagggacactATCTTCCTTGAGGTTTACAGGTCAAAGAGATGGCTCCCAGGCCCTTAAGAACAACCTTCCTGGGTTGTAATGTGGGCAATACAATTGTTCAGCTTCAAACGATATTTAGATACATATGAGATCAACAGAGGAAGTATTTATATTACAAGTTTACTCAGGTaatgcttttatcttttaaaagatttcatattcctgagacaccagagagaggggaagagacataggcaactggagaagcaggctgcctgtagGGGGCCTGTTGTCgtgttgtgggactccatcccaagaccccaggatcaccacctgagccaaagacacccgctcaaccagagccactcaggtgcccactAACACTCTtatgtttttgtgggttttttttaagattttattcattgttcaagagagacacagagagagagagagagaggcaccagacacaggcagaggaagaagcaagcccccggcagagagcctgatgcaggacatgattccaggagcccgggatcacgacctgagcctaaggcagatgctcaacgaccgAACCACCCACGGCCCCCCCGGCCCGTAAATCTCTTCTAAAAGTAACAGTTAAGTACTCTTTTATACCAATGAACGGGCACATAACCCATTCCCGATTTCCCTTAGCCGAGCTGCTGCATCAAACTAATCCCTCACAAAGGGTGTGCTTCTCCCGAAGCTGCCGATGGCAGTGGCAGTGTAGCCAGGAGCAGTCTTGCCCAGCTCTTGCTGCTAGGAAGTGTGGCTGGTGCCGGAATGCTCACCGAAGGAGTGCTGCAGTTGGAGCCAGGCGGTCACCACCTCCCCTGGGCCTGAGCCTAGAAGATCTCCAGGCACATCCCTTCCATATCCTTTTCCGTATTCAGCAGGTAAAGGACAGAAGGTGCGCTGAGCACGTCGGTGAAGGACAGGCAGAACCCCAGTCCCCTGGGTCCTGGCCTtcagccccctgctccccccaccaccaccccagtgCACTTGCCTGGCTCAGCTGAAGACCGGGAcaccctcccacctctcccctctggctctCTGCCTGTGAACTCTGGCTGCCGTGCCCCTCCCCGTGAACATCCTACTGCGTTCCTGCAACTGACACACGTTGGGCTGCCCCACAACTCAGCCCCCCTACCTCGGCCTCAATACTCTCTGGGCACTGAAAtggacactcttttttttttttatattttttttaatttttatttatttatgatagtcacagagagagaaagagaggcagagacacaggcagagagaagcaggctccatgcaccaggagccgatgtgggaatcgatcctgggtctccaggatcgcgccctaggccaaaggcaggcgccaaaccgctgcgccacccagggatccctgaactggaCACTCTTAAGGCTCACCCTTCACTCCAGATAGCTAAAATCtgtcatttcatattttcatctatCTCCTCCTTCTAGAAACCTATTTAACCTGGGAGGGCAAATCTTCACCTCGTGTGTCCGTTCTGGGCCAGAAGCAGCAGACCTGCATCATTTCATATTGTTTAAAATCTCTCATtcattagtatttaaaataaaaagttttctctttctgtattggaaaaaaacacaaatatttctccCAATTTATATcgagctttatttattcattcatttctttctttctttcttcttttcttctttcttctttctcttttttctttcttctttctttctttctttctctttctttcttttcttttcttcttttctctctttcttctttctttctttctttctttcatcattcatgagagatgcacacagagagcagagacacaggtggagggagaagctgggccTCCCCCAGGGGAGTCCGACGGGGGCCAatctggatctcaggaccccaggaccatgccctggccAGAAGGCAGAGACCCAAATAaaaagccacccaggcgaccccaaGTCATTGATCTTTTTAACctaatgttttactttattttctgtcatATGGATATTGTTTCTGTGTTCAAATCGTTCACTTCCTCTTCAATACTTTTCATCTGTTTAGACACTGTCTTTGAAGAAGCCCTTTCCCACCCTAATTCCTAAGTAGTTGCCTCGGTGTTGCTCccgtttatttttctctctttaatgcATCAGTTTTATTAAGCTAACTGACACCCATCTTCAAGATTTGTAAATCATTCTTCTCTTGAATCTTTCCACCATGTTTTCCAAAAGAACAGTCACCTTGACCAGGAAATGCCAGAGGCTAAAGAAAGCTCAAGGTTCTAATCTGTGTGAAAGAACCCATTTCTTCTTGAAGCCTCCCGACATGGACGCCGTCTTGCTTTGGGGAAAGGGGGCAGCAGAAGTATCAGGAAAGTGACTGTCAATATCTGAATTCCCTCTTCTTCAAAAATACTGTGTGGATATGCCTACAGGGAAGCTGTTGTAACAAGTAAGGACAAACCAGGCAGCTTTCAGGCTTGTCACGACAAACGTACATcctctcactgttctggaggctgggagtctgagattcaGGAGTGGGCACGACAAAAATACattctctcactgttctggaggctgggagtctgagattcaggtgtgggcagggctggttccttctgagtgctgtgggggaggggctgttTGCATCCTCCCGCCCGGCTGGTAGCTGTCagtcttctctccctgtgtcatcCCATTCTCTTCTCTGTACTTGGATGTTTGCgtccaaatttccctttaaaaaaaaaaaagttatgcatTCATTTTACAAAGAGAGGCCAAGCAAGCCAGGGAGGgcaaacggggggggggggcagggaaagggaaagaagagagagagagagagagagagagagagagaggagagagaagcagaccacCCCTCTCGGGTGTGGAACAGACACCTCTCTGGGgcttgatgtagggctcaatctaaCAACCTTGAGAGCAGGACCTGGACCAAatcgagttggatgctcaacgaactgcgccccccaaccccccccctcAATTTTCCCTTCATAAAGGACAGCATGCTACAGACCCCACTTTACCTGGTTTTCTTCCATAAGGACCCCCACCACTAAATACAATCACCTTCTGACCGGTACCAGGGCGTGGTACACATGaatggggtggtgggggtgcGAGGGGGCACACAATTGAACCCTAGCATTTGTACACCTGGTCATGTCAAATGGCTCTTCACTGCCTGTGGTTATGCTTGTAAGGGATAAGAGCGCTTACACATTAATCTTATCTAAGTATTTTagtttacaggtgaagaaacggGGGCCGGAGAAGGAAGGATTTTGCCTAGGGGCACAGGCTGCTTTGTAACAAACCATCTCGttccaccctccccaccacccccatcttTTTAGCCAGTTATCCTATCTCCTGCTTTATGTCCTCCAGATTGTCTATCCTCAGGAGTCTGCGGCagacagagaaggggacagagtgAATAGGTTACAGGATTTGAATCAAAAACGCTGAAGTGAATCCTGGGGTCCGCTTTGGTCTTTTTGGGTTTCAACAATCCTTGTTTCCAGAAAACAAATCCTAGTACCCTGCTCTCTCCACGCAGCAAGAAAAGGAGGACACATTCCTCCTGCAAATGTCTATAAAGGATAGATCTTGATTGAAAACAAGATTGCAAACCAACATGGGCAAATTGGTAAGTAGACAccatttcagaacatttcaaaGAGGCGATAATAACAGACGATACACCTTAACCTGACTTTGGGACCCACCAAGTATATGTCAGCCAGGGTGCAGGGGAGTATAAAAGTCAAAGACTAAGATTTACCTTTAACACTGAGCTTCAGACACCAGATCTTCGAAGTCGGTATCCAGAACCTCTTCCCGTCTCCCCAATCCCAGAATTCTGTTCTGTGAGTTAGCACTGCAAGCCGTCTTCCTAGGGTGTCTCTAGGTCTTAAGGGTCACAGAAGGGAAACACAGAAACCATTACTCACTAGAGAATGACAGGCCAGGGTGAGCAGCCCCTGGCTAGCTGTGACTTAGTGGAGAGGGCAGGTGTTGttgttgtgtgatttttttttttttcttgagttttcattcattatttgaatgagagagagagtgagagagagaacacaggcagcggggagagaggaaagcaggcgccccatgagcagggagcctgatatggggcttcaaTGGGTGCAGACTTCCAGTTTGAGGGAAGATGACCAAGTTCTAGAGACGGAAGTTGCTGATGGCAGCACAACAACGCAAATGTGCTTAAGGCCACTTAATGATACGCTCACCAGTGattaaaatgctgtattttatgTTGTGTTATTTTATcaccaaaagaaggaaagagcaagCAAGACTCAGATGCCCAGgtgaaaagcagaggaaggaggtaCGAGGTGTGGAAGAAGCTTCCCCTGATACCACAGGACAGCCAGTCAGTTATTTTGTGACTGCATCTGTGCTCCTGGGGGCTTCCCACCTTCTCAATAAAACAGATTCTGCCTCCAATTGGAGGTTTTTCCACTCAGCCTTTGTGGGCACGTCACAGTTTATTCATAGGATACACAAGGAGTAGTGAAATTCCTAGGTCAAGGGTAATACACATGCTCAAAATTTTACATGCAAGCTAGAGCTGATTAACTGCAATCAAGGGGCAGGTTTTGGGTGATCCATGGACTTCTGAAGTCGGGGACAGCATCTGATGTGTGTGGGAGCACACGTACAATTTTCTAGGAGTAGGCTCTCAAAATACCTCTCGGGCTCAGGGACACCGAGGAGAGTAGAGCATGAACGCTCCCCAGCACAGAATCCCCAACACAGCATCAGTAAAACAAGTGAGAGAGCTCTGCCAAATTAAGCGACGTAAACTAACTTTTCAATCCAACAAGTCCATGTGCCTGGACCTTCCCTACATACTTATTTCACTCTTGTAAGATCTTACCTTCCCTCGTCTgtttcctccctctgctgccaGACTGCACCGTGAAACAGGAATAGAAGGATGCAGAGAGCCCCGCATCTGCTGGAGAGGAGTAGAGTGATCCAGACACCCCGAGGACAGTTTTGGAGGACGGTTGCAGGCTGGATCGGCGACATGAGATAGCCTTGATCCTGAACTCCAGAAGTGGACCTCGGTCTCGCAGTTGCACGTGTCTTCCTTCAAATGGCTGCCAGGCTGGAATGGTGCATGACATCAGAGGCTTCTGACCTTCCTGATTGGAAAGACTGGACTCCATGGTTCTTGGCAACGGAGGTGGACAAGAGCATCTTCGCAGAGCATGTCCATACTCCTAGCTTGGCCCCGGCTTAGAGAAGGGATAACAGGGCTTGGGTTCACCCAGAAGCCAGAAGGGGAGTTTGAGAAGAGGAGGGTCTGAGTCTCCTGGGAGGGCACAAAGAGCTTGGGAGAAATCATGGCCAGTTGTCAACCGTCCGCCCAGTCTGAGGGCCAGAGCCCCCAGCCTAGCACATCAGGGTACCCCCCGGAGGCCGTGGTAGATGAAGAAAGCCCAGGACCATCAGgtgaggaagcaggaggagaagggacTTGACAGGCTTGACTAGTGAGTACAAATGGGTACAGAAGCCAGGAAGGTGTGTCTGACTAGACTGCACGTGACAGGAGAGATTCAGAAAGCCAGGGATTGGAGAAGAGAGCACGGGAGCCGGGGACAAGGGTATCGCACTGGAAGGAAAAcccaggaagcaaggaaggagggtTAGGAGATGACATCCAAAGAGGAGataaaggaagacaggaaattaTCCCATTATCCTCATGGGAGAAATGATCTACCAGGAAGAGTTTTGAGGGCGTGGTGGGAGGTATGAAACAGTGGCAAAGATGAATGGGGGCAAATGCATATGAATGAAGGACAAAGATGAAGGTGGTTTTGGAGAGGCCAATCATCTATGAGGccacagagaaatgaagagggagTTTGGGTTTGGGGGTGTGGAAAGCGTGGCTGAATTCCAAAGACAGAAGCTTTGTACTGTAGCCTGGTTTCTTCACTCAGCCCCCTTTGTAGACCCCTGCCCCTTGCCTCAGTCCCGCGGAAGGAAGAGAGACATCGAATCCGATGAGGAGACAGCCCCTGAGGCCAACGACATCTGGGTGGTGGAGACACTGAGTGGCCTCAAGATGAAGCTGAAGAGACAGCGGCTATCTTCAGTGCTCCCTGAGCACCACGAGGCGTTCAACAGGCTGCTCGGTAGGAACAGCACCCTCCaaccttattcttttttcctgaaaacacCAGAAACTTCCAACGGCGACGCTTTTCCAATGGAAAATAATTCTTTGCAGGTcgctgagctctctctctccatccttggAGGACTCCATACTGACCCCTCATCGGGGACACTTAAAAATGACAGAGGGATGAGAAAGCTTAGCTGCAGTTGCACTCCTGAGACATCTTAGCGCTTACTGGCCTTTTGAATCTAAGTGCCTTCGGCTgtgtcggggcgggggcggggaggggaggacaggccATCTTTGTACCCCGATGCCACTGTGGAATGAGAAAATGACAGCGGATGATGTTATGGTCTCTGCAGTGGCACATCCATGCATGATGAGACAGCATCACTACTTACTTCAGATCCCATCCTGCAGATGCACTGCTgacacctgcctctctctcagtcacCCGACAAGGGGGAGCCGCCAACTTTTCTTGGCCAGTCCATGgtcttttctcccctctgcccatcAGCCTCACCCTTGGCTACATCCTGAAACTTCCCCAGGGGAGGTACTGTTCTCTTTGCTCTGGAACGTTCCCACAGTAACCCCATTCCAGTTGCCAACTTGACAGACATCTGCCCTCTTTTCACAGAGGATCCTGTCATTAAAAGATTTCTGGCCTGGGACAAAGATCTGAGAGTATCCGACAAGGTATTGTTGTTCTCCACTAAGATAGACTCTTGCTCCAACACCTGTCCTGGGGCAGGGGAAAGCCTCCTCAACCCTCTCTCCAACCTCATGCCTACCAAGACTTCTGGTCGGGGACCTCGTGGCTTTTGCAGAATCCCTGGGACCTGAGCACCAGGTGTGCCCCTCTGGCTGTTGCTACCTTAAGTCCCTTTGCCTCTCTGCTCTTGGGGGGCTTCCTTTGGCTCCAGCTTATCAAAGACCCTCCTGAAGCTGGCTGTCCTAAACACAAGCCCTCAAACCAGCACAACCTCCCGTCCTGGGAGCACCTGAAACTC carries:
- the LOC119868902 gene encoding speedy protein E4-like isoform X2, which gives rise to MASCQPSAQSEGQSPQPSTSGYPPEAVVDEESPGPSAPFVDPCPLPQSRGRKRDIESDEETAPEANDIWVVETLSGLKMKLKRQRLSSVLPEHHEAFNRLLEDPVIKRFLAWDKDLRVSDKYLLSMVIAYFSRAGLFSWQYQRIHFFLALYLANDMEEDNQAPKQAIFSFLYGKNRSQRPLFHKLRLQFIRSMGWRTRVSREECEEIQAFDPDLWVWGRDRTLIP